Within uncultured Roseibium sp., the genomic segment GACCCTGCCAATGGCAATCCGGCGCCTGATGCGGAAATTTGCGAAGACATCGTATCGGCGGTCAGAGCCCAGACCGATGCCCTCATCGCCATCTCGACGGCCGGCACCGCCGCGTACCCGATCGATGACCGCCTGGCCTGTCCGCTTGCCGTTGGTCCTGAGGCGGTTTCGGTCGACATGGGGGCGATCAGCCATTCCTACCGAAGATCCGCCCAAGGTATCTCCGAATGGAAATTCGGCTGGGAAAAAACGTTTGTCGAAGAGGCCGATGGCCAGTTTCGCGGCAATACGCTGCTGGACATAAAGACGATACTTGCCCGGCTGGTTCACGGACACAAAATGCGTCTCATTTTCGAATGTCACGATCCAAGCCATCTCCACAATCTGGCGCATTGTCTGGACGAGGGGATCGTCCACGGACCCCTTTTCATCCAGTTTCACTTCGGCATGACCGGCGGTCTCGGTAGCGATCCCGGGAATGTCCACATGATGCAGGCGGCGGCGAATCGGCTGTTCGCTCATGACGGCTACGAGTTTTCCGTTGCCGTCCACGGACGGCATCAGATCCCGCTCGCGGTGCTCTCCGCCATTATGGGTGGGCATGTCCGGGTCGGGCTCGCCGACAGCCTTTATCTGGGCAAGGGGCTGCTTGCCACCTCCTGCGCTGCGCAGGTTCTCAAGATCCGCCGTATCCTGGAAGACCTTTCTCTTGAAATCGCGAGCCCGGAGGAGGCCCGCGAAATTCTTCGGACGGGCAGCACGACCAGGATCGAACACCCGGCCGGGGAGGTTAGGTTGAATGGCTGAAGCGGCCGTAAATTCAGGTACCGTGAATGCTACCGTCCGCTGCCCGGCCGGAGTGTTCCGCGGCGTGGAAGAGGAAGGCGTGCGCATCTTCAGGGGGATCGCATACGCATTGCCGCCATCCGGTTCGAACCGCTGGAAGCCGCCGCGCCCCGTTCCCTCGCGCAGCGGCGTACATGATGCGATGCAATTCGGTCCGGCATGTCCGCAGCCGCCGAGGCGGCGCGGCAGCATCTACGCCAGCAAGCTTGCCGGTATGGGGGAGGACTGCCTCAGCCTGAATATCTGGACACCGCAGGGTGCCGAGGGTGCTTCCGTTTTCGTCTGGATCCACGGCGGTTCGCTCATATGGGGCGGAAGTTCGGAGCCTTTCTATGACGGGACGGAACTTGCCAAACGCGGGATTGTCGTCGTTTCGTTCAACTACCGGCTGGGGATTTTCGGTTATCTTGCGCATCCTGGGCTGAGCGCAGAGTCGCCCGACGGCATGTCCGGCAACTACGGACTTCTGGACCAGATCGCAGCGCTCGAATGGCTCCAAAACAACATCAGGGCCTTTGGCGGCGATCCGGACAATGTCACCGTCGCAGGCGAATCCGCCGGCGCTCTGAGCGTGCTCTACCTGATGTGCGCGCCGCGGGCGCGCGGTCTCTTCTCAAAGGCGATCGCGCAAAGCGGCTATGCGATTTCGACACCGCATCTGAAACAGG encodes:
- a CDS encoding 3-keto-5-aminohexanoate cleavage protein, encoding MRSSRRKVVISCAVTGAVHTPSMSEFLPFTPEQIAQQATDAARAGAAILCLEPRDPANGNPAPDAEICEDIVSAVRAQTDALIAISTAGTAAYPIDDRLACPLAVGPEAVSVDMGAISHSYRRSAQGISEWKFGWEKTFVEEADGQFRGNTLLDIKTILARLVHGHKMRLIFECHDPSHLHNLAHCLDEGIVHGPLFIQFHFGMTGGLGSDPGNVHMMQAAANRLFAHDGYEFSVAVHGRHQIPLAVLSAIMGGHVRVGLADSLYLGKGLLATSCAAQVLKIRRILEDLSLEIASPEEAREILRTGSTTRIEHPAGEVRLNG